From the Lampris incognitus isolate fLamInc1 chromosome 6, fLamInc1.hap2, whole genome shotgun sequence genome, one window contains:
- the LOC130114619 gene encoding FERM domain-containing protein 5 — MLSRFMSGSIRNLEREYNCTVRLLDDTEYTCTIQRDAKGQYLFDLICHHLNLLEKDYFGIRYVDPDKQRHWLEFSKSIAKQMKSQPPFTMCLRVKFYPPDPAALKEEITRYLVFLQIKRDLYHGRLLCKTSDAAMLAAYILQAEIGDYDPGKHPEGYSSKFQFFPKHSEKLERRIADIHKTELIGQTPETSELNFLQKAQMLETYGVDPHPCKDVSGNPAFLAFTPFGFVVLQGNRRVHFLKWNEVTKLKFEGKTFHVYANQKEQSQEDARVLCGRVAKEVMEQSAKIKREPPEIHRAGLVPSRSCPSITHGPRLSSVPRTRRRAVHISIMEGLESLRDSAHSTPVRSVSHGDTFMPRSRSHAADVSDGTAVISDEAYSPSDSVLPTPVAEHGMELTISRQTNGAPCSIEEEKESEAGTPTAGEGGDLGADGRAALEGAGGDSALSEVEQVNKFVLSVLRLLLVTIGLLFVLLLLLIILTESDLDIAFLRDIRQTPEFEQFHYEYFCPLRRWFACKLRWVGGLLINKGE; from the exons CGGGATGCAAAGGGACAGTACCTGTTTGACCTCATCTGCCACCACCTCAACCTGCTGGAGAAAGACTACTTTGGGATCAGATATGTGGACCCTGACAAACAGCGG CATTGGTTGGAGTTTTCAAAGTCAATTGCCAAGCAAATGAAAT CCCAGCCGCCTTTCACCATGTGTCTGAGAGTCAAGTTCTACCCTCCCGATCCCGCTGCTCTCAAGGAGGAAATCACACG GTATCTAGTCTTCCTGCAAATCAAGAGAGATCTTTACCACGGCCGGCTCCTGTGTAAAACATCGGACGCGGCCATGCTGGCTGCCTACATCCTCCAAG CTGAAATCGGCGATTATGACCCCGGGAAGCATCCTGAAGGCTACAGCTCCAAATTCCAGTTCTTTCCCAAGCACTCGGAGAAGCTGGAGCGGAGGATTGCGGATATTCACAAGACGGAGCTGAT AGGCCAGACGCCTGAAACGTCGGAGCTGAATTTCCTCCAGAAGGCCCAGATGCTGGAGACATATGGCGTGGACCCTCACCCGTGCAAG GATGTGTCAGGAAACCCAGCTTTCCTCGCCTTCACGCCCTTCGGCTTCGTGGTGCTACAGGGAAACCGGAGGGTTCACTTTCTCAAGTG GAACGAGGTGACCAAGTTGAAGTTTGAAGGCAAGACGTTCCACGTATATGCAAATCAGAAGGAG CAGAGCCAGGAGGATGCCCGCGTGCTCTG CGGGCGAGTGGCAAAGGAGGTGATGGAGCAGAGCGCCAAGATCAAACGAGAGCCTCCAGAAATACACAG GGCTGGTCTGGTGCCCAGTAGAAGTTGCCCGTCCATCACCCACGGCCCACGCCTCAGCAGTGTACCACGCACCCGCCGGAGAGCTGTCCACATATCCATCATGGAGG GCCTGGAGTCATTGCGCGACAGCGCCCATTCCACACCGGTGCGCTCTGTGTCCCACGGGGACACCTTCATGCCGCGTTCCCGGAGCCACGCCGCCGACGTCAGCGACGGGACGGCGGTGATCTCCGACGAGGCCTACAGCCCCTCCGACAGCGTCCTCCCCACCCCGGTGGCCGAGCACGGCATGGAGCTGACCATCTCGCGCCAGACCAACGGCGCGCCCTGCAGTATCGAGGAGGAAAAGGAGTCCGAGGCGGGCACCCCCACGGCCGGGGAAGGGGGCGATTTGGGTGCGGACGGTAGAGCGGCTCTAGAGGGTGCGGGGGGGGACTCGGCTCTCAGCGAGGTGGAACAGGTGAATAAGTTTGTCTTAAGTGTCCTCCGTTTGCTCCTTGTGACCATTGGACTCCTCTTTGTCttgctcctcctcctcatcatcctcaCCGAGTCAGACCTTGACATTGCATTTTTACGCGATATCCGCCAGACGCCCGAGTTTGAGCAGTTCCATTACGAATACTTTTGTCCCCTCAGGCGGTGGTTTGCCTGCAAGCTCCGCTGGGTGGGCGGTTTGCTCATTAACAAGGGAGAGTGA